In Euleptes europaea isolate rEulEur1 chromosome 10, rEulEur1.hap1, whole genome shotgun sequence, the genomic window cctcttttccttctcctatACAACGATGTACAAACATGGTTATACATCAATTAAGACTGCTTGTGTTGATAACAAGAGCAGGAGAGAGGCCACAGGGCTGCTACAAACATGATGTGGAAATACGCAAGCACGTTCTTCATTTCTTCTCCCCGTCTCTCAAACACATACAGAAGGTATAATGCAAAACTCAAACTGCTAGGGACTGGATCCTATAACTGCGTTCCACACAAGCTTTCCTATGGCTTCAGCATGATGAGCTTCCTCTGTGGCTTGTACTTCCGtttgcaatcttgggctgcatcaacagaagtatcgtgtttagatcatgtgaagtgatggtatcactttactctgctttggttaggcctcacctggagtattgtgttcagttttgggcaccacaatttaagaaaggtgtagacaagctggaacgtgtccagaggagggcaacaaagatggtgaggggtctggagaccaagtcctatgaggaaaggttgaaggagctgggtatgtttagcctgaagaggagaagactgagaggggatatgataaccatgttctaatacttgaggggctgtcatatagaggatggtgctgagttgttttttgttgccccagagggtcggaccagaaccaatgggttgaaattaaatcaaaagagtttccgtcttgacattaggaagaattttctaagttagagcgattccttggtggaacaggcttcctcgggaggtggtaagctttccttccctggaggtttttaagcagaggctagatggccatcaatcagcaatgctgattctatgaccttaggcagttcatgagagggagggcaccttggccttcttctgggcatggagcaggggtcactgggggtgtggtagttgtgaatttcctgcattgtgcagggggttggactagatgaccctggtggtcccttccaactcttatgattctaagaagaatGACCATCAAGCGAGCCCTTCCACAAATGAAAATGTCAGTGTTGGAAAGAGCTGCTTTTCAGCCAGAGCAAAACATGTCTAGGAGAtgatcacaggatccaagccaatgatcTTTTAAACTCAGAAAAATATCAGACGATTTCTGCCCACAAAAACACCTTCATTTCAACACGCTGTGTATTTTGGAGTCTGCACTTCCATCCCAAATGCTGATATTTCCACAGTGGGGACGGCTTTTCTTGAGCCCTGTGTGGATGCACGTAGGCGTGGGAACATCTGTCCCTCTGGCGGTGGCTCCCTAGCATTCTGAAGCAGGTGGAAACTGACCATACTTTTCTGGcagaatttcatttttaatttaagattttttttataacTCACCTTTTCTTTAGAGTCTCAcaaatgagatttttaaaaaccatcatTAATAATGATTAAATCATGACTGATATTTAGAGATGGGCAGCTTAAGAAAAATGTTATTGCGAGGAAGGAAAGATACGAGCCTCGCTTTAATGGGTACAATGAACGCTTGAAGCACTGACAGCTCTCATAAAGCCGACTCTGGCTGCCACTCACAGCGTCTGTTACGGATGTGCATCAGTACCCAAATCCAGTTTTGTCACATGCATGATGGCACAAGGTGAAAGGGGATCACCTttaaaggagtggggggggggagaggcaaacTCTCAAGTGAGTCGTACATCAAGATTCTAGCCAACGGCCCCTGGTTCTTGTTGCCAAAGGAACTTACCTTTTCGTTACTCCACTGCAGCGTACAGCTATTTCCCCTTTGCTTGCTTCTCTTGTTCCAGCACGTACCTCACAATCGCAGGCTCTGGGACAAACTCATCTCTCTTGGGTTGAAAAATAGGATTGGACTTGATGTTATACCAACCCCAATGTACCAGCGCAAGGCCAGTTCCCATAACAATCAGAACTCTGTAATTCCTCCAAATGGTTTTAAGGCCCATAATTTGCTGGCAACCAACCTATATGTAAAGACAGTGGAAAATTTTAAATATGTTCTGCTAGGTACCATTGAAGAACACACACCCTTTCCATAATAGCAGAATTCAGCCTACCTAGGATGTCCACATTTGTACAGCCTGATCCCACCCACAAGCTCTCAAGAAGCAAGTCCCATCCAAGGACATTCCTGACTTGACAGATGATGAAGAATGCAGAATTCTGCTTCTCACAGCTGAATAATCTACATCAGCCTCAGCTAATGACTTTTTGCCAAAGTTAGAAAAAATGTTATAAAGGATTCAACAgattgtagtagaaaagagcaagagtccagtagacgTGAACTGTGACTCAAGAAAACTCATACtccaccagaaattttgttagtctttaagatgctactgg contains:
- the LOC130483981 gene encoding uncharacterized LOC128706665 homolog; this encodes MGLKTIWRNYRVLIVMGTGLALVHWGWYNIKSNPIFQPKRDEFVPEPAIVRYVLEQEKQAKGK